A stretch of Colletotrichum lupini chromosome 2, complete sequence DNA encodes these proteins:
- a CDS encoding RNA recognition domain-containing protein: MPPPSSSPSKASAVSRPSTFNSHLHDRQRTNCPPPQTPNTFRMQVRHRNTVERLDRPSAYYHNRNKRRRNDNRDAAREARDAEDEAATKNEPLPEDPLANATTLYVGNLSFYTTEEQVYELFSKCGEIKRLVMGLDRFNKTPCGFCFVEYYTHQDALDCMKYIGGTKLDERVIRTDLDPGFEEGRQYGRGKSGGQVRDEYREDFDEGRGGHGRAIQMQRDRDDRMGEYEETASKANGTWGKTQKENERLYFGQASGNRYPNMTQSWTLKW, translated from the exons ATGCC ACCACCGAGTTCAAGTCCCAGCAAG GCAAGTGCCGTTTCTCGACCCTCGACCTTCAATTCCCACTTACACGACCGACAACGAACCAATTGTCCTCCACCGCAAACCCCCAACACCTTCAGAATGCAGGTCCGGCACAGAAACACAGTAGAGCGCCTCGACAGGCCGAGCGCATACTACCACAACCGG AACAAGCGCAGGAGAAACGACAACCGCGACGCCGCCCGCGAAGCCCGCGACGCCGAAGACGAGGCCGCCACCAAGAACGAGCCCCTCCCCGAGGACCCCCTCGCCAACGCGACGACGCTCTACGTCGGCAACCTCTCCTTCTACACCACCGAGGAGCAGGTCTACGAGCTGTTCTCAAAGTGCGGCGAGATCAAGCGCCTCGTCATGGGCCTCGACCGCTTCAACAAGACCCCCTGCGGCTTCTGCTTCGTCGAGTACTACACCCACCAGGACGCCCTGGACTGCATGAAGTACATTGGCGGCACCAAGCTCGACGAGCGCGTCATCCGTACCGATCTCGACCCCGGTTTTGAGGAGGGGAGGCAGTACGGTCGTGGCAAGAGCGGTGGGCAGGTGCGTGACGAGTACCGCGAGGACTTCGACGAGGGACGTGGTGGGCATGGTAGGGCGATCCAGATGCAGAGGGATCGGGACGATCGGATGGGCGAGTATGAGGA GACGGCATCAAAAGCAAATGGAACGTGGGGGAAGACGCAAAAGGAGAACGAGAGACTCTACTTTGG GCAGGCTTCTGGGAATCGATACCCCAATATGACACAATCATGGACATTGAAATGGTAG
- a CDS encoding trafficking protein particle complex subunit 2, which translates to MSYYFAIVGTQDNPLFEYEFGTSKQGGDGQSRFNEQVRHLNQFILHSSLDIVEEVQYLKIVDKFFNNYVSCFVTAGNVKFLLLHQPSAPSTTASSRSSTAIGANPTSPATEEAIKNFFQEVYENWVKAIMSPFYRVNMEVKSPVFRSRVAAAEWITLQNVNKTRVTIKSSQRNQSVCCVQVTILVGVPFQTMRLPIDAMRALSFPESRDSQTP; encoded by the exons ATGTCGTACTACTTCGCCATCGTCGGCACGCAAGACAACCCCCTCTTCGAATACGAATTCGGCACCTCAAAGCAAGGCGGCGACGGCCAGTCGCGCTTCAACGAGCAGGTCCGCCACCTGAACCAGTTCATCCTGCACAGCAGTCTGGATATCGTGGAGGAAGTACA GTACCTCAAAATCGTAGACAAGTTCTTCAACAACTACGTCTCCTGCTTCGTCACGGCGGGCAACGTGAAGTTCCTCCTCCTGCACCAGCCCTCCGCGCCCTCCACCACGGCGTCCTCGCGCTCGTCGACGGCCATCGGCGCCAACCCCACCAGCCCCGCGACCGAGGAGGCCATCAAGAATTTCTTCCAAGAGGTGTACGAGAACTGGGTCAAGGCCATTATGAGTCCGTTCTACAGGGTCAATATGGAAGTCAAGAGTCCTGTGTTCAGGTCACGAGTTGCGGCGGCGG AGTGGATCACTTTACAAAACGTAAACAAGACACGCGTCACGATCAAATCAAGCCAGAGGAACCAGAGTGTATGTTGTGTTCAAGTCACCATATTGGTTGGTGTTCCATTTCAGACAATGCGTCTGCCTATCGACGCCATGAGAGCACTATCATTCCCAGAGTCTCGTGATTCCCAAACGCCATAA
- a CDS encoding histone H4.1 produces the protein MTGRGKGGKGLGKGGAKRHRKILRDNIQGITKPAIRRLARRGGVKRISAMIYEETRGVLKSFLEGVIRDAVTYTEHAKRKTVTSLDVVYALKRQGRTLYGFGG, from the exons ATGACTGGAC GCGGCAAGGGCGGCAAGGGCCTCGGAAAGGGCGGCGCCAAGCGTCACCGCAAGATTTTGCGTGACAACATTCAGGGTATCACCAAGCCCGCTATCCGCCGTCTCGCTCGTCGTGGTGGTGTCAAGCGTATTTCTGCCA TGATCTACGAGGAGACTCGCGGTGTCCTCAAGTCCTTCCTTGAGGGTGTCATTCGTGACGCCGTCACCTACACTGAGCACGCCAAGCGCAAGACCGTCACCTCCCTGGACGTTGTCTACGCCCTCAAGCGCCAGGGCCGCACCCTGTACGGTTTCGGTGGTTAA